A region from the Inhella inkyongensis genome encodes:
- a CDS encoding DEAD/DEAH box helicase: MDVFEFREHLVGEYEQFTRSFTRIRSDDIRAFVDREYDSQRYWPEPLIQINPNYRSGGTVDELVQAGQLSAECSDIFRLGKSASSVGVTLPLHKHQAEAISLALAGESYVLTTGTGSGKSLSYFIPVVDACLKAKKADPTPRTRAIVIYPMNALANSQLEELKKFLGSDPATRAVSFGRYTGQESDEERQAMAAKPPDILLTNFMMLELLMTRQNDIDKAVMRNAKGLRFLVLDELHTYRGRQGADVALLVRRVREALADELICIGTSATMASEGSQMERNAVVARVARRLFGTAIADRNVITETLRRTTPESQTLESIRSRLGPAIRSGVPAGLGFEALAAHPMSVWVELTLGLTYEDDKPRRARPRTLADAAMLLHDASGEPIETCLAYLQQFMLRAYAVTDAAGKSLFAFKLHQFIAGGGKVFTTLEAPGHRAITLDGQQFVSGDDERQRRYYHVHFCRDCGQEYIPVWDTDGHEGRTFNVRSIEERQHDDEQVKFGFLMPDGRGLWDPESLERYPESWLEERADGEWRIKSGQRKFLPQSVKVRPDGVVSTDSGLPSWFIPGAFRFCLACGVSHTTSGKDALRLTSLSGEGRSSATTMLTLSALRYLYEQDQELSADAKKVLGFSDNRQDAALQAGHFNDFLQVLLTRSALLSAVRKAGGRALSEREVANAVFEALGFHRDDPAVRAEYMQQPEVKGNTRRQVQEAMRGILGYRSYFDLRRGWRFNNPNLEQLGLIRIGYQDIDDLAADAAEWAQAPQVLQAASPAERAKVLRELFDFMRQGLCIATRYLDRTELEQLRTQSYANLCEPWGFTEDERPVPSRWFATSRPREESDRRGRRVVVEDFLVIGSSRSRLGRLLRQGSTWGGGNPYYKHINDQTYPDVIQALLKAAESYGMVKREETDFGVLGWQLSGTALQWELGSGESKRQAEDNAFFRSLYLNIAGLLDSPVHQLFEFEAREHTAQVEQEDRMEREARFRFTDKDRAEWRGKNGVELEWLPVLFCSPTMELGVDISSLNTVYMRNVPPTPANYAQRSGRAGRAGQPALVITYCASQSPHDQYYFRDPVRMVHGQVNAPTLDLANLELVKSHMHAIWLAETSKRLGNSVRDLLDMNQPDVLPVTEEMASDLDKSEAKKRAHQRGLKVLGMLTNELTPTSAPWYTDKWAEAVFQRAYQEFDGALQRWRDLYRATAQAIELNFKIENNPAASERERREAQQRHNEARKQRDLLLAGDSAFNSDFYTYRYLASQGFLPGYNFPRLPLLAYLPARRGAIGRESFLSRPRFLALGEFGPYSLIYHEGSQYRVTKALLTITGSDQVSEGARLPTEIARLCPACGYGHFRSQRDSDRCISCGASLSGAQEIKNLYRIENVSTKRAERITANEEERVRQGYEMQTTLQFAEADGKLQMVTTVVEDDEGPLLEMQYGPAATVWRMNFGWRRRKEKAIQGFMMNPVTGHWVGGVDDGNGEKEAEGEAPPDKTPPQRIVPYVEDRRNILIVRPHYRLGELAAETLTTLQYALKRGIEAVYQLEESELMAEPLPTRDNRQSILLFEAAEGGAGVLTRLATEPDALAAVAAKALEVLHFLPPPAGQPWARKTLAEELDHDGKPLCEAGCYRCLLSYYNQPDHTLIDRKDKDAGGLLLDILCRLTAARAHQGTQGRGPQEHDAELARTAGSTLEQAWLDHVNEHGYRKPDRGQHTVSGANACADFFYDDLNLAVFIDGPHHETDTQRAADAAIDRALDELGYLVVRFPKEQARWPDIFKNNADLFGPGKA, from the coding sequence ATGGACGTCTTTGAATTCCGGGAGCACCTCGTCGGCGAGTACGAGCAGTTCACCCGCAGCTTCACACGCATCCGGTCCGATGACATTCGGGCCTTCGTCGACCGCGAGTACGACAGCCAGCGCTACTGGCCAGAGCCACTCATCCAAATCAACCCGAACTACCGTTCGGGGGGCACGGTCGATGAGCTGGTCCAAGCAGGCCAGTTGAGTGCCGAGTGCTCGGACATCTTCCGTCTGGGTAAGTCGGCCAGTTCCGTCGGGGTGACACTGCCGCTGCACAAGCACCAGGCCGAGGCCATCAGCTTGGCTTTGGCCGGTGAGAGCTACGTTCTCACCACCGGCACGGGCTCCGGCAAATCGCTCAGCTATTTCATTCCGGTCGTCGACGCCTGCCTCAAGGCCAAGAAGGCCGACCCCACCCCGCGTACGCGCGCCATCGTCATCTACCCGATGAACGCCTTGGCGAACTCCCAACTCGAGGAGCTGAAGAAGTTTCTTGGCTCTGACCCTGCAACCCGCGCTGTGAGCTTCGGCCGTTACACCGGGCAGGAATCGGACGAAGAGCGGCAAGCCATGGCGGCCAAGCCACCGGACATCCTGCTGACCAACTTCATGATGCTCGAGCTGCTGATGACCCGGCAGAACGACATCGACAAGGCGGTGATGCGCAACGCCAAGGGCTTGCGCTTCCTGGTGCTGGATGAACTTCATACCTACCGTGGTCGCCAGGGCGCCGATGTGGCGCTGCTGGTGCGCCGCGTGCGCGAAGCGCTGGCCGACGAGCTCATCTGCATCGGCACCTCGGCCACCATGGCGTCCGAGGGCAGCCAGATGGAACGCAACGCCGTCGTCGCACGAGTGGCTCGCCGGCTGTTCGGCACCGCCATCGCCGACCGCAACGTCATCACCGAGACCCTGCGGCGCACGACGCCCGAGAGCCAGACGCTCGAATCCATCCGCAGCCGCCTCGGCCCCGCTATCCGGTCTGGCGTTCCCGCCGGCCTTGGCTTTGAGGCCCTGGCTGCGCACCCGATGTCGGTCTGGGTCGAGTTGACGCTGGGCCTGACCTACGAAGACGACAAGCCACGGCGCGCACGTCCGCGCACCCTGGCCGACGCCGCCATGCTGCTGCACGATGCCTCCGGCGAGCCTATCGAGACTTGCCTGGCCTACCTGCAGCAGTTCATGTTGCGGGCCTACGCCGTCACCGATGCCGCCGGCAAGAGCCTGTTCGCGTTCAAGCTCCACCAGTTCATCGCTGGCGGTGGCAAGGTCTTCACAACCTTGGAAGCGCCAGGACATCGTGCCATCACGCTCGACGGTCAGCAGTTCGTCTCGGGCGATGACGAGCGGCAGCGCCGCTACTACCACGTGCACTTCTGCCGCGACTGCGGCCAGGAGTACATCCCGGTTTGGGATACAGACGGCCACGAGGGCCGGACGTTTAACGTTCGCAGCATCGAAGAACGGCAGCACGACGACGAGCAGGTCAAGTTCGGCTTCCTGATGCCGGATGGCCGCGGCCTGTGGGACCCTGAATCACTGGAGCGCTATCCGGAGTCCTGGCTCGAGGAACGGGCCGATGGCGAGTGGCGCATCAAGTCTGGCCAACGCAAGTTCCTTCCCCAGTCGGTGAAAGTGCGACCTGATGGTGTTGTCAGCACCGACAGCGGCCTGCCAAGCTGGTTCATCCCGGGCGCCTTCCGCTTCTGCCTGGCCTGCGGCGTGTCGCACACAACGTCCGGCAAGGACGCATTGCGCCTGACTTCGCTTTCTGGCGAGGGTCGCAGCTCGGCGACGACGATGCTGACGTTGTCGGCCCTGCGCTACCTGTACGAGCAGGACCAGGAGTTGTCGGCCGATGCCAAGAAGGTGCTCGGCTTCTCCGACAACCGGCAGGACGCCGCGCTGCAAGCCGGGCACTTCAACGACTTCCTCCAGGTGCTGCTGACCCGGTCGGCACTGCTGTCGGCGGTGCGCAAGGCCGGCGGCCGGGCACTGTCCGAGCGTGAGGTCGCCAACGCGGTCTTCGAAGCCCTGGGGTTCCACCGCGATGACCCCGCCGTGCGTGCCGAGTACATGCAGCAGCCGGAGGTCAAGGGCAACACCCGACGGCAGGTCCAGGAGGCCATGCGCGGCATCCTGGGCTACCGCAGCTACTTTGACTTGCGCCGAGGCTGGCGATTCAACAATCCCAACCTCGAACAGCTCGGGCTGATTCGCATTGGCTACCAAGACATTGACGACCTCGCCGCCGACGCCGCCGAATGGGCCCAGGCCCCGCAGGTGCTCCAGGCGGCCAGCCCGGCCGAGCGCGCGAAGGTGTTGCGCGAGCTGTTCGACTTCATGCGCCAGGGCCTGTGCATCGCCACGCGCTACCTCGACCGCACCGAACTCGAGCAGCTTCGCACCCAGAGTTACGCCAACCTGTGCGAGCCCTGGGGCTTCACCGAAGACGAACGCCCAGTGCCGTCCCGTTGGTTCGCCACTTCGCGACCGCGCGAAGAGTCTGACCGTCGCGGTCGTCGGGTGGTGGTCGAAGACTTCCTGGTCATTGGCTCCAGCCGCTCCCGCCTGGGCAGGCTGCTTCGCCAGGGCAGCACCTGGGGCGGTGGCAACCCCTACTACAAGCACATCAACGACCAGACCTATCCGGATGTCATCCAGGCGCTGCTGAAGGCTGCCGAGTCCTACGGCATGGTCAAGCGCGAGGAGACGGATTTCGGTGTGCTGGGGTGGCAGCTGAGCGGCACCGCGTTGCAGTGGGAGCTCGGCTCTGGCGAGAGCAAGCGTCAGGCCGAGGACAACGCCTTCTTCCGCAGCCTGTACCTGAACATCGCCGGCCTGCTCGACAGCCCCGTGCACCAACTCTTCGAGTTCGAGGCCCGCGAGCACACGGCCCAGGTCGAGCAGGAAGACCGGATGGAGCGCGAAGCGCGTTTCCGTTTCACCGACAAGGACCGTGCCGAGTGGCGCGGCAAGAACGGCGTCGAACTCGAGTGGCTGCCGGTGCTGTTCTGCTCCCCGACGATGGAGCTCGGCGTCGACATCTCGTCGCTTAACACCGTCTACATGCGCAACGTGCCGCCGACGCCGGCCAACTACGCCCAGCGCAGTGGCCGTGCCGGACGTGCCGGCCAGCCGGCCTTGGTCATAACGTACTGCGCATCGCAAAGCCCGCACGACCAGTACTACTTCCGCGACCCCGTCCGCATGGTGCACGGACAGGTGAACGCCCCGACGCTGGACCTGGCCAACCTCGAACTGGTCAAAAGCCACATGCACGCCATTTGGCTGGCCGAGACCAGCAAGCGCCTGGGCAACAGCGTGCGCGACCTGCTGGACATGAACCAGCCTGACGTGCTGCCGGTGACCGAAGAGATGGCGTCGGACCTGGACAAGTCAGAAGCGAAAAAGCGCGCGCATCAGCGTGGCCTGAAGGTGCTAGGCATGTTGACGAACGAGCTGACGCCCACGAGCGCGCCTTGGTACACGGACAAGTGGGCCGAAGCTGTGTTCCAACGAGCGTACCAAGAGTTCGACGGTGCCCTGCAGCGCTGGCGCGACCTGTACCGCGCCACGGCACAGGCTATCGAGCTGAACTTCAAAATCGAGAACAACCCCGCTGCCAGCGAACGCGAGCGTCGTGAGGCCCAGCAGCGTCACAACGAAGCCCGCAAGCAGCGTGACTTGCTACTGGCAGGCGACAGCGCCTTCAACAGCGACTTTTACACCTACCGTTACCTCGCCAGCCAAGGCTTCCTGCCGGGCTATAACTTCCCGCGCCTGCCGTTGCTGGCCTACCTGCCGGCTCGGCGTGGCGCCATTGGCCGTGAGAGCTTTCTGTCACGGCCGCGCTTCCTGGCGCTCGGTGAGTTTGGCCCCTACAGCCTCATCTATCACGAGGGCAGCCAGTACCGCGTGACCAAGGCTTTGCTGACCATCACCGGGTCAGACCAGGTCAGCGAAGGCGCTCGCCTGCCCACTGAAATCGCCCGCCTGTGCCCGGCGTGCGGCTATGGCCACTTCCGCTCACAGCGCGACTCGGACCGCTGCATTTCCTGCGGGGCGTCACTGTCCGGTGCTCAGGAAATCAAGAACCTGTACCGCATCGAGAACGTCTCCACCAAGCGCGCCGAGCGCATCACCGCCAACGAGGAAGAGCGGGTACGCCAGGGCTACGAGATGCAGACCACGTTGCAGTTCGCCGAAGCCGACGGCAAGTTGCAAATGGTCACGACGGTCGTCGAGGATGACGAAGGCCCGTTGCTCGAGATGCAGTACGGCCCGGCCGCAACGGTCTGGCGCATGAACTTCGGCTGGCGCCGCCGAAAAGAGAAGGCCATCCAGGGCTTCATGATGAACCCGGTCACCGGCCACTGGGTTGGTGGCGTCGACGATGGCAACGGCGAGAAAGAGGCTGAGGGCGAGGCCCCGCCGGACAAAACACCGCCGCAGCGCATCGTTCCCTACGTCGAGGACCGCCGGAACATCCTCATCGTGCGCCCGCACTACCGCCTAGGCGAGCTCGCAGCTGAAACGCTGACCACGCTGCAGTACGCGCTCAAACGCGGTATCGAGGCGGTCTACCAGCTCGAAGAGAGCGAGCTGATGGCCGAGCCCCTGCCCACGCGTGACAACCGCCAGTCCATCCTGCTGTTCGAGGCAGCCGAGGGTGGCGCTGGCGTGCTGACGCGCCTGGCCACCGAGCCCGACGCGTTGGCTGCGGTGGCTGCCAAAGCCTTGGAGGTGCTGCACTTCCTGCCGCCGCCAGCGGGCCAACCGTGGGCCCGCAAGACCTTGGCCGAAGAGCTCGACCACGACGGCAAGCCATTGTGCGAGGCCGGCTGCTACCGCTGCTTGCTGTCGTATTACAACCAGCCTGACCACACACTCATCGACCGCAAGGACAAGGATGCCGGCGGGCTGCTGCTAGACATCCTCTGCCGCCTGACGGCTGCCCGGGCTCACCAGGGCACGCAAGGTCGCGGGCCGCAAGAGCACGACGCCGAGCTCGCCCGCACCGCAGGCAGCACGCTGGAGCAGGCCTGGCTGGACCACGTCAATGAGCACGGCTACCGCAAGCCTGACCGCGGGCAGCACACGGTCAGCGGCGCCAACGCCTGTGCGGACTTCTTCTACGACGACCTGAATCTCGCTGTCTTCATCGACGGACCTCATCACGAGACCGACACCCAGCGGGCTGCGGACGCCGCCATCGACCGAGCCCTGGACGAACTGGGCTATCTGGTGGTGCGCTTCCCCAAGGAGCAGGCTCGCTGGCCCGACATTTTTAAGAACAACGCCGACCTGTTTGGTCCAGGCAAGGCCTGA
- a CDS encoding DDE-type integrase/transposase/recombinase: MLTDDELAELFDRLAMPAAGREYIRRVRAEPPSRATSTNKCSGKLRYTPLKMPFVVEAEAESTEYVTLVDMDHDETTLEFYGQPPKLKIFYLLPDGRRKTSVYTTPDYLRITADCFEFIECKREEELQRLAQKMPGRYQQEADGTWRSRPAEAAAQALGCSFKVRSSAQNNWARHENLELLKDYFLQQPSSTRCAATAELLDRLAGQCRLCLFDLIHLEPAIPADAIYLAIARRQVFFPIDTQRLTDQERAYVYRDETAFTAFQSFLPCATPATALPALAVELVPETKFLWDGVPWKIVNAGETRFTVRCLDTKARDQLGELSPTEFDALVRARKIFVVSANELLEAVDLGVELLKNASKSELQEGIWRLEVLEGRANIENNPLAKRSTRAVKYWKAAFREAEALYGNGLAGLIPRRSGNRTPKASHRALTLAEEHIHANFATIRAKNRITVWGHYCLAASAEGAPPVSYEWFCRMVKKHSGHAQTAARLGEKAAYDEEPHYLQLEWTTPRHGVRPWHIGHIDHTPIPLKFVHSELGKIVDTIWLTILIDGNTRKVLAYYLSFDEPSYRSCMMVMRDCVRRHGRVHQKLVVDQGSEFKGVYFEKLVASLGIDKRERRAGKPREGSVCERIFNTSQEQFIKRLMGSTEVVENYFRRVSPEVEPTRHAVWTMDRFDEGFQAYLDEVYHVNHHTGLDMSPNEAWALGLRSHGQRKHRVIPYDEKFLMESCPEVHRGHAKVCPAGIKVNYRWFRSPVFNQPGVQGTSVRARYDPFNCGVAYACVNGSWHACYSEHFAVFSMLTERAVQRATEQIRLTDRISGRKARLNAARIAAFLSERELEEDVARQARNDLEAQNHRAKLTDSRQQTPPAPKPGPVPAPDCKSTSAFQPRILEDL; this comes from the coding sequence ATGCTGACCGACGACGAGCTGGCCGAGCTGTTTGACCGGCTCGCTATGCCAGCGGCTGGTCGCGAGTACATCCGGCGGGTCCGTGCGGAACCGCCATCGCGCGCAACCAGCACCAACAAGTGCTCAGGCAAGCTGCGCTACACACCGCTCAAGATGCCCTTCGTGGTGGAAGCAGAGGCCGAGAGCACTGAGTACGTGACCCTCGTCGACATGGACCACGACGAGACCACGCTGGAGTTCTACGGTCAGCCCCCAAAACTGAAGATCTTCTACCTGCTTCCGGACGGACGTCGCAAGACATCGGTCTACACGACGCCAGACTACCTGCGCATCACGGCGGATTGCTTCGAGTTCATAGAGTGCAAGCGTGAAGAAGAACTGCAGCGCTTGGCCCAAAAGATGCCAGGGCGCTACCAGCAGGAGGCTGACGGCACGTGGCGGTCTCGACCTGCCGAAGCTGCTGCGCAAGCCCTCGGCTGCTCGTTCAAGGTCCGATCCAGCGCACAAAACAACTGGGCTCGCCACGAGAACCTCGAACTGCTCAAGGACTACTTCCTGCAGCAGCCCTCCTCCACCAGGTGCGCGGCCACTGCTGAGCTGCTGGACCGACTCGCCGGGCAGTGCCGCCTGTGCCTCTTCGACCTAATTCATCTGGAGCCAGCAATTCCGGCGGACGCCATCTACTTGGCCATCGCGCGCCGGCAGGTCTTCTTCCCAATCGACACCCAGCGGCTCACTGACCAAGAGCGTGCGTACGTCTACCGCGACGAGACGGCCTTCACAGCATTTCAGTCATTCCTTCCCTGCGCCACGCCGGCGACCGCCCTGCCAGCCCTTGCAGTAGAGCTCGTGCCCGAGACCAAGTTCCTGTGGGACGGGGTGCCATGGAAGATCGTCAACGCTGGAGAGACCAGGTTCACCGTCCGATGCCTCGACACCAAGGCACGAGATCAACTGGGAGAACTCTCGCCCACAGAATTTGACGCACTGGTTCGGGCAAGGAAGATCTTCGTTGTGTCCGCGAACGAGTTGCTTGAAGCCGTGGACCTTGGTGTCGAGCTTCTGAAGAACGCATCGAAGAGCGAACTGCAGGAGGGCATCTGGAGGCTTGAGGTCCTAGAGGGCCGAGCCAACATCGAGAACAACCCGCTGGCAAAGCGAAGTACGCGGGCCGTCAAGTACTGGAAGGCGGCCTTCCGTGAGGCCGAAGCGCTCTACGGCAATGGACTTGCCGGCCTGATCCCGCGACGCAGCGGCAACCGGACGCCAAAGGCATCACACAGAGCGCTCACGCTGGCGGAGGAGCACATCCACGCCAACTTCGCAACGATCCGGGCGAAGAACCGCATCACGGTCTGGGGTCACTACTGCTTAGCCGCCTCTGCAGAAGGTGCTCCGCCAGTGTCGTACGAGTGGTTCTGCCGCATGGTGAAGAAGCATTCGGGCCATGCTCAAACGGCAGCTCGGCTTGGGGAGAAGGCGGCATATGACGAAGAGCCCCACTACCTACAACTGGAATGGACGACACCCAGGCATGGCGTTCGCCCCTGGCACATCGGGCACATCGACCACACACCCATACCGCTGAAGTTTGTCCACAGCGAGCTGGGCAAGATCGTCGACACGATCTGGCTCACGATCTTGATTGACGGCAACACCCGGAAGGTTCTTGCCTACTACTTGAGCTTCGACGAACCCAGCTATCGGTCTTGCATGATGGTCATGCGGGACTGCGTCCGACGTCACGGACGCGTCCATCAAAAGCTAGTCGTGGACCAGGGCTCAGAGTTCAAGGGCGTCTACTTTGAAAAGCTAGTGGCCTCGCTCGGCATCGACAAGCGCGAACGCCGCGCCGGAAAACCCCGAGAGGGCAGTGTCTGCGAGCGCATCTTCAACACCTCCCAAGAGCAGTTCATCAAGCGGCTGATGGGCAGCACAGAGGTGGTGGAGAACTACTTTAGGCGCGTGAGCCCCGAGGTCGAGCCCACCCGACACGCGGTCTGGACGATGGATCGATTTGACGAGGGGTTCCAGGCGTATCTGGATGAGGTCTACCACGTCAACCATCACACCGGCCTGGACATGTCGCCAAACGAGGCCTGGGCACTGGGCCTCAGATCCCACGGGCAGCGCAAGCACCGCGTCATCCCGTACGACGAGAAGTTCCTGATGGAGAGTTGCCCCGAAGTGCACAGGGGCCATGCCAAGGTCTGCCCGGCGGGCATCAAGGTGAACTACCGCTGGTTCAGAAGCCCAGTTTTCAATCAACCTGGCGTCCAGGGCACATCCGTCCGTGCTCGATACGACCCCTTCAACTGCGGCGTCGCCTATGCGTGTGTCAATGGCTCCTGGCATGCATGCTATTCAGAGCACTTCGCCGTCTTCTCGATGCTGACGGAGCGTGCTGTTCAGCGAGCCACGGAACAGATCAGGCTAACTGACCGGATCAGCGGACGAAAAGCGCGGCTGAATGCCGCGCGAATTGCCGCCTTCCTCTCAGAAAGAGAACTTGAGGAAGACGTCGCGCGACAAGCCCGCAACGATTTGGAGGCTCAAAACCACAGGGCAAAGCTGACCGATTCGCGGCAGCAGACACCTCCGGCTCCAAAGCCTGGCCCTGTGCCAGCACCTGATTGCAAGTCGACCTCTGCCTTTCAACCCCGCATCCTGGAGGACCTATGA
- a CDS encoding ATP-binding protein produces the protein MNDSHLDPRINRFREKIVKHDQLEDVLDHVIRLVTSPRPETVAALVGPSGVGKSTIIRAVQRHLCALHAERMERDPGFLPYLSFKATSPLDGNFSWGDFFTRALVKANEALVRKKFIPQMQVELDGSTVNSARGLIPQELRRSFESLIESRDVQVMIIEEASALLRIKKSGIPILQFEVLKSLAVQLRKPILLIGAYDLLGILDGGGQLLRRSDVVHFPRYKLDAGASLMTGAQGQAPQAFVNVLHTFLEAIPIEKEADLIQHADYFLARSVGCVGVLKDWLDRALVSVLSKPGAPVLTRAAIKEAALLNGTVLQLTEEAKAGEARLLQCSDDELARQLGLDSMPALDAPFPPQTTEEKEKPQKRGKSSKVGNRGPSRDAVRTASDPAPSTSA, from the coding sequence ATGAACGACTCCCACCTCGACCCCCGGATCAATAGGTTTCGCGAAAAGATCGTCAAGCACGACCAGCTGGAGGATGTTCTGGATCACGTCATTCGCCTCGTCACGAGCCCCAGACCGGAAACCGTTGCTGCACTCGTGGGCCCAAGTGGGGTGGGGAAGAGCACCATCATTCGGGCCGTGCAGCGGCATCTTTGTGCCTTGCACGCCGAGCGCATGGAGCGGGACCCAGGCTTTTTGCCATATCTGTCATTCAAGGCCACGTCTCCGCTGGACGGTAACTTCAGCTGGGGCGACTTCTTCACCCGAGCCCTTGTAAAGGCCAACGAGGCGCTGGTTCGGAAGAAGTTCATCCCCCAAATGCAGGTGGAACTCGACGGATCCACGGTGAACTCGGCACGGGGCCTTATCCCCCAGGAGCTCAGGCGAAGCTTCGAAAGCTTGATCGAAAGTCGTGACGTTCAGGTCATGATCATTGAAGAGGCCAGCGCCCTACTACGCATCAAGAAGAGCGGCATACCCATCTTGCAGTTCGAGGTGCTGAAATCACTTGCAGTGCAGCTCCGGAAGCCAATCCTTTTGATCGGCGCCTACGACCTCCTCGGTATCCTGGATGGCGGAGGCCAGCTACTGCGGCGGTCGGACGTCGTCCATTTCCCGCGCTACAAGCTCGATGCTGGCGCATCCTTGATGACAGGTGCCCAAGGCCAGGCGCCGCAGGCATTCGTCAACGTTCTGCATACGTTTCTCGAAGCCATTCCTATCGAGAAGGAGGCAGATCTCATTCAGCATGCCGACTACTTCTTGGCACGGTCAGTAGGTTGCGTGGGCGTCCTCAAAGACTGGCTGGACCGAGCCCTCGTTTCTGTCCTCTCAAAGCCGGGGGCACCGGTCTTGACGAGAGCTGCCATCAAGGAGGCGGCGCTTCTGAACGGCACTGTTCTGCAACTCACTGAAGAAGCGAAAGCTGGGGAAGCCCGCTTGCTGCAGTGCTCGGACGACGAGCTCGCGAGGCAGCTCGGCCTCGACAGCATGCCCGCACTTGACGCGCCCTTTCCGCCCCAAACTACCGAGGAGAAAGAGAAGCCCCAAAAGCGTGGCAAATCGAGCAAGGTCGGCAACCGGGGACCAAGTCGAGATGCAGTGCGTACAGCCTCCGACCCGGCCCCGTCAACGTCCGCGTGA
- a CDS encoding TniQ family protein encodes MRNCPDLFEADEAQDLPPRSALYRLEPADAGTALHESLLSYLHRLAARHCLRVRDLMTEFVLPRTGICEVSCGHRFSTDYAKTINGFGKYAIEVSAALNALTGRDDLQRCTFIPWRDLLDPKGGGLLEHSMRWCPSCLAQNIDRSEPCVYPLLWSCRSVSHCPVHASALVNECLRCGRLQRVLSDSNAYGRCWACSGSLGARTGLWEESEPTPRQLFDADAVSKMIATGAVAPEFATIGRFSQNLQQLCELHGCKSGAEFARRLHMDFDTMRDWLARGMRPTLTSFLEVAFRLNLDPVHLLSEPPSTSPPSLRTGATPRTRKFHRLSREDMDRLMAEMAASLDVSDRYLDATDLAGKFGTSVAYIRYQCGDLYRAFAAHRTEVMADLSRKRLDALLHQTESVVRALVTQNTVPTRRGIYRALEAEGITMKDPRIRKKAFETAAAIRQTARPADLKTTSSAAQPLGTIG; translated from the coding sequence GTGAGAAATTGTCCCGATCTCTTTGAGGCTGATGAAGCACAGGATCTTCCGCCAAGAAGCGCGTTGTACCGCCTTGAGCCCGCCGATGCGGGAACCGCGTTGCACGAATCCTTGCTGAGCTACCTGCATCGACTTGCGGCGAGACACTGCCTCCGCGTCCGCGACTTGATGACAGAGTTCGTGTTGCCGCGCACCGGAATTTGTGAAGTCAGCTGCGGTCATCGTTTCTCCACAGACTACGCCAAAACGATCAACGGCTTCGGCAAGTACGCGATCGAGGTCTCTGCCGCCCTCAACGCGCTGACGGGGCGTGATGATCTGCAACGCTGCACGTTCATTCCCTGGCGAGACCTGCTCGACCCAAAAGGCGGAGGGCTGCTGGAGCATTCGATGCGCTGGTGCCCGAGTTGCCTGGCACAGAACATCGACCGCTCAGAACCGTGCGTGTATCCGCTTCTGTGGTCCTGTCGGAGCGTCAGTCACTGCCCCGTGCACGCCTCGGCCCTTGTGAACGAGTGCTTGCGTTGCGGCCGCCTCCAGCGAGTCCTTTCGGATAGCAACGCCTACGGAAGATGTTGGGCGTGCAGCGGAAGCCTCGGAGCACGCACCGGCCTGTGGGAAGAGTCAGAGCCGACGCCGCGACAGCTCTTCGATGCCGATGCCGTCTCCAAGATGATCGCGACGGGGGCCGTGGCCCCCGAGTTTGCGACTATCGGCCGCTTCTCTCAGAACCTTCAACAGCTCTGCGAACTGCACGGTTGCAAGTCAGGGGCCGAGTTCGCACGACGCCTCCACATGGACTTTGACACCATGCGCGACTGGCTGGCTCGGGGTATGCGGCCAACACTCACCAGCTTCCTGGAGGTCGCGTTTCGACTGAACCTCGATCCAGTTCACCTCTTGTCCGAGCCGCCGTCGACCAGCCCACCATCCTTACGGACCGGCGCAACGCCGAGAACTCGGAAGTTCCACCGGCTGTCCCGGGAGGACATGGACCGACTGATGGCTGAAATGGCCGCCTCGCTGGATGTGTCGGATCGCTATTTGGACGCAACCGACCTTGCCGGGAAGTTCGGGACCAGCGTGGCCTACATCCGATATCAGTGTGGCGACCTTTACAGGGCGTTCGCTGCTCATCGAACCGAGGTCATGGCCGACCTCAGTCGAAAGCGACTAGACGCTCTCCTGCACCAGACTGAGAGCGTTGTTCGCGCCCTCGTCACCCAAAACACGGTGCCGACGCGCCGAGGGATCTACCGTGCTCTTGAGGCCGAAGGTATCACGATGAAGGACCCGCGCATTCGCAAGAAAGCCTTCGAGACAGCAGCTGCGATTCGGCAGACAGCGAGGCCTGCGGACCTGAAAACAACGTCTTCCGCCGCCCAGCCCCTGGGGACTATTGGTTGA